The Gammaproteobacteria bacterium region CTGGGCGTGGCGGGCCTCGCGCGCCGAGCGCATCGGCCAGTCGGCGGATCGGGTCCTCACATTGTTTCCCTTCGAGCCGGAAATCTACGCGCGCTATGACGTCGATGCCGTGTTCGTTGGCCACCCGCTGGCCGATGCCATCCCACTGGAAATCGACCAGGATGCGTATCGCCGGACATTGGGCCTCGCAACGGACAGGCTCGTGCTGGCCATCCTGCCGGGCAGCCGCATGAGCGAGGTGTCGCGGCTGCTGCCGGAGTTCCTGGCCACGGCGCGCTGGCTGGGAGCACGTTTCAAGGGCCTCAAGGTGATCATGCCGATGGCAACGCCGCGCATTCACGAGCATGTGCGCGAGGTGCTGGCACGGGAGCGCGCCCGGGGTATCGACCTGCCGGACGTCGAACTTTTCGAGGGCCAGTCCCGCGAAGTCATGGGTGCGTCGGATGCGGTGCTGCTGGCTTCCGGTACGGCGGCATTGGAGGCGATGCTGTTGAAGCGACCTATGGTGGTTTCCTACCGTCTTGCCTGGCTGACCCATGCCATTGTCCGCCTGTTCGGCCTGTTGAAAGTGGAGCAGGTCTCGCTGCCGAACGTGCTGGCAGGCCAGGTCCTGGTTCCCGAGCTGATGCAGGACCGTTGCCAGTCGGAGCTGCTGGGCCAGGCCTTGTTGCCCTTGCTGGAGGACAGTCCCGAGCGACGGCGGCAGGTCGAACCCTTTCATGACCTTCACCTGGCCCTGCGGCAGGACGCGGCCGCGCGTTCGGCCGAGGCTGTCATGGACATGGTCAGAAAGTAAGCAGCTTCGCGAAGCCGCCATCGCTGCGGCTTCCCGCGGCAGTAGCCCGCGGGAGTCCAAGCCCCTACAATCCACCCATACGCGCACTTCGAACCTGGTCGTTCGCCCGAACGGACGGGACGCTGTATTACGGGGATCCAGATTGAGCCAGCAGGTGGACATCGCATTTTTCGACACGGCACGACGGATTGCCGGGGTCGACGAGGTGGGTCGGGGGCCTCTGGCCGGGCCGGTTGTTGCGGCCGCGGTCATTCTTGATCCCTGCCATTGCATCGAGGGCCTGCGCGATTCCAAGGATCTCTCCGAGAAACGCCGCAATGAACTGAATGCCGAAATTCGCGAGCATGCGCAAGCCTGGGCCATTGCGCGTTGCTCGCCGGCAGAGATTGACGAGCTCAACATCCTGCAGGCTTCCATGCTGGCCATGCGCCGGGCGGTCGAGTCGCTGGGCAGCACGCCGGATCATGTGCAGGTCGACGGCAACCGCTGTCCCGAGCTGCTTGTATCGGTGGAGGCGATTGTCGGTGGGGACGCAACTGTGCCGGCGATCAGCGCGGCGTCTATTCTCGCCAAGGTGGACCGCGATGCCGAAATGTTGCGCTGGCACGAACAGCATCCCGAGTACGGTTTCGATCGCCACAAGGGCTACCCGACGCGCCAGCATCTCGATGCCCTGGATACGCATGGCGTGCTCGACATCCACCGTCGCAGCTTTGCTCCCGTCAGGAAGGTTCTCGAGCGGGCAGGGGTGAGTGCATGAGCCTGCCCTTCGTTCACCTGCGAGTGCATACCGAGTTCTCGCTGTCCGACAGCGTCGTCCGTGTCAAGGAACTGATGTCCGAGGTTGCCACAGCCGAGATGCCGGCCGTTGCCTTGACCGACCAGGGCAACCTGTTTGCCATGGTCAAGTTCTACCGGGCCGCCCTGGCAGCCGGCGTGCAGCCCCTGCTTGGCGCCGACCTGCGCATTTCAGCCCTGGATGACGCCGAGCCGGCAACCGGGCTCACGCTGATCTGCCAGGATCGCCAGGGTTACCTGAACCTGTCGGAACTCATCACGCGCAGTTTCCGCGAGGGCCAGGAACGCGGTGTACCCATCGTGCAGCGCGACTGGCTGCACGGCCATACCGACGGACTGATCGCCATCAGTCATTGTCGCGACGGCGAAATCGCGAGGCTCGCACTCGGCAATCGCGTGGACGAGGCAGAGGTGCAGCTCGGGCAATGGCTGCACTGGTTCGGTGACCGCTTCTATTTCGAATTGCAGCGCACCGGGCGAGACGGCGAAGCCGAGTCCAACGAGGCATGCATCCAGCTGGCCGCAAAACGGGGCGTGCCGGTGGTGGCCACGAATGACGTGCGCTTCCTGCGCAAGGAAGAATTCGAGGCGCACGAAACGCGAGTGTCCATCCATGATGGCAGGGTGCTTGCTGATCCGCGGCGTCCCAAGCGCTACAGCGAAGAGCAATATCTCAAGACCGATGAGGAGATGCGCGAGCTCTTTGCCGACCTGCCGGAAGCCATCGACAACAGTGCCAGGATTGCTCGCCGCTGCGGCTTCGGCCTGCACCTGGGCGAATACTTCCTGCCGGAGTTTCCGATTCCCGAGGGATTCGACACCAACAGCTGGTTGCGAAAGGTTTCCGAGGAAGGCCTCGAAAAGCGACTGGCCAGCCTCTTCGACACGTCGGCAGCGGAGTTTTCCGAACAGCGACGGCCATACGACGAGCGCCTGAACCTTGAGCTGGATGTCATCATCCAGATGGGCTTCCCGGGGTACTTTCTCATCGTTGCCGACTTCATCGAGTGGGCACGCAACAATGACGTGCCGGTCGGGCCGGGCCGCGGCTCGGGCGCCGGCTCGCTGGTCGCCTATTCGCTGGGCATCACCGATCTGGATCCGCTGGAATACGACCTGCTGTTCGAGCGCTTCCTGAATCCGGAACGCGTCTCCATGCCCGACTTCGATGTCGACTTCTGCATGGAAGGTCGCGACCGGGTCATCGACTACGTCGCGCAGAAGTACGGTCGCGACCAGGTTTCCCAGATCATCACCTACGGCACCATGGCGGCACGTGCGGTGGTGCGCGATGTGGGCCGCGTGCTCGGGCATCCCTATGGCTTTACCGATCGTGTTGCCAAGCTGATTCCCTTCGAAGTCGGGATGACGCTGGAGAAGGCGCTGGAAGACGAAAACGGCGAACTGGTCGAGGTCTATCGCAACGAGGAAGAGGTCAGGGAACTGATCGACCGCGCGCGTGAACTGGAAGGGCTGTCACGCAACGCCGGCAAGCACGCCGGTGGCGTTGTGATTGCGCCGACCGCGCTGACCGATTTCACGCCGCTGTATTGCGAGCAGGGATCCGAGAGCACGGTGACCCAGCTCGACAAGGATGATGTCGAGTCCGTGGGCCTGGTCAAGTTCGACTTCCTTGGCCTGCGCACGCTGACCATCATCGACTGGGCACTCGACAACATCAATGAATTGCGCCGCGCCGCCGGCGAACCGCCGCTCGACATCGGCACCATCCCGATGGATGACCAGAAGGCCTTTGCCTTGCTCAAGCGCTACGAGACGACGGCTGTGTTCCAGCTGGAGTCGCGTGGCATGAAAGACCTGATCCGGCGCCTGTTGCCGGACAGCTTCGAGGACATCATCGCACTGGTTGCGCTGTTCCGGCCGGGTCCGTTGCAGTCCGGCATGGTGGATGACTTCATCAACCGCAAGCACGGCCGTCAGCGCGTCGAGTATCCGCATCCGGCGTTGGAGCCCATCCTCAAACCTACCTATGGCGTGATCCTGTACCAGGAGCAGGTCATGCAGATCGCGCAGGAGCTGGCAGGCTATTCGCTCGGCGCGGCCGACCTGTTGCGTCGTGCCATGGGCAAGAAGAAGCCCGAGGAGATGGCCAAGCAGCGCGAGATCTTCATGAAAGGTGCGGGCGAGAAGGGCGTCGAGGAAGAAACCGCCACGTACATCTTCGACCTGATGGAGAAGTTCGCCGGTTACGGCTTCAACAAGTCGCACTCGGCGGCCTATGCCTTGCTGTCCTACCAGACGGCCTGGCTGAAAGCACATTACCCGGCTGCGTTCATGGCGGCCGTACTGTCTTCCGACATGGATCACACCGACAAGGTGGTGGGTTTCATCGACGAATGCGAGAACATCGAGGTGGAAATACTGCCGCCCGATGTGAACGAATCCCATTACGCCTTTACCGTGCACGACGAGAATTCGATCCGCTACGGTCTCGGTGCCATCAAGGGTGTTGGTCGCGGTGTGATCGAAACCATTGTTGCCGAGCGTGAAGCCAGCGGTCCGTTCGACGACCTGGATGATTTCTGCCGCCGTGTCGACTTGCAGAAAATCAATCGCCGCACCATGGAGGCATTGATCCGCGCCGGTGCCACCGACGCGCTGGGGCCCAATCGCGCCAGCCTGATGGCGCACCTTCCGACTGCCTTGCAGAGTGCCGACCAGCGAGCCAAGGCCGAGCAGGCAGGGCAGGACGACATGTTCGGTCTTGCGCCGGCAGTCGACGACGCAGCGGGCCATGCACCGATGGCCGAGATGGAGGAGTGGAGCGAAGAGGAGCTGCTGGCTGGCGAGCGCGAAACCCTCGGCCTGTTCCTGTCAGGGCATCCGATCGATCGCTACGAAGAAGATCTCAAGCATCTCGTATCCTCACGCATCGGTGAACTGGTGGACCAGGATCCGCCCGCCAGCGACGGCGATCGGCCACGCTACGGACGTGCCAAGCCCGTGAAGGTGGCTGGCCTGGTCATAGAAATCCGCAAACGTGGTGGCCGTGTATCACTGACACTGGATGACCGCAGCGGGCGCATCGAGGCGACCCTGTTCGAGGATGCCTGGAACCGTTTCCGGCACTTCGTCACTCGGGATGCCGTGGTGATTCTCGAGGGCAAGCTGCAATTCGACGATTTCATCAATGCCTGGCGCATCACGGCAAAGGAAATGCGGCCGATCGAGGAGGCCAGGCAGGCCTCGGTCAGCCGTATCGATATCCGCTGGACCTCGAGTGAAGAGGATATCGAGCGGATCGCACGACTGCGGGAGATACTCGAACCCCATCGCGGCGGTCCCTGCCGGGTCAGCGTCGCCTTCAGCAATGCCTCGGCCAGAGGCAGGTTGTTGTTTGCCGAGGACTGGCAAGTCGAGCCGGATGATGGCATGGTTCGCGCGCTGGAAGCGCTGTTCGGACGGGAGCATGTCCGCCTGGTACACGGCCGGGAGCGCCAGCAGGTGCTGGCAGGGGAACGGGCCGCCGGAGTGGCCTGAAGCCGCCCACGCCGGGCCTTGGGCTTGTTTCCAGCCTTAACTATCAGTAACTTATAACGGTTTCCACCGAATGGACTTCAGATGAACCTGAATTTTCTTGAATTCGAGCAGCCGATTGCCGAGCTGGAGGCAAAAATCGAAGAGCTGCGTTTTGTCGGCGACGACTCGGCGGTCAATATCACCGAGGAAATCGCACGCCTGAAAGCCAAGAGCCGCAGCCTGACGGAAAGCATCTTTTCCGACTTGAGCGCCTGGCAGGTTGCGCAACTGGCGCGCCATCCGCAGCGCCCGTATTCCCTGGACTACTTCGGTCGCCTGTTCACGAATTTCGAAGAACTGCACGGCGATCGCGCCTTTGCCGATGATCCCGCGATTGTCGGTGGCTTTGCCCGGCTGGACGGCCGCCCCGTAATGGTGATCGGTCACCAGAAGGGTCGTGACACCAAGGAGAAGCTGAAGCGCAACTTTGGCATGCCGCGGCCCGAGGGTTACCGCAAGGCCCTGCGCCTGATGAAGATGGCCGAGCGC contains the following coding sequences:
- the lpxB gene encoding lipid-A-disaccharide synthase, translated to MTRIGLVAGEASGDILAADLMAGLRTIEPGFVAEGIAGPRMQAAGCEALFDSEKLSVMGLAEVLKHLPELLAIRREISAHFLAQRPDVFVGIDAPDFNLGLEKSLKAAGIPTVHYVSPSVWAWRASRAERIGQSADRVLTLFPFEPEIYARYDVDAVFVGHPLADAIPLEIDQDAYRRTLGLATDRLVLAILPGSRMSEVSRLLPEFLATARWLGARFKGLKVIMPMATPRIHEHVREVLARERARGIDLPDVELFEGQSREVMGASDAVLLASGTAALEAMLLKRPMVVSYRLAWLTHAIVRLFGLLKVEQVSLPNVLAGQVLVPELMQDRCQSELLGQALLPLLEDSPERRRQVEPFHDLHLALRQDAAARSAEAVMDMVRK
- the rnhB gene encoding ribonuclease HII, whose amino-acid sequence is MSQQVDIAFFDTARRIAGVDEVGRGPLAGPVVAAAVILDPCHCIEGLRDSKDLSEKRRNELNAEIREHAQAWAIARCSPAEIDELNILQASMLAMRRAVESLGSTPDHVQVDGNRCPELLVSVEAIVGGDATVPAISAASILAKVDRDAEMLRWHEQHPEYGFDRHKGYPTRQHLDALDTHGVLDIHRRSFAPVRKVLERAGVSA
- the dnaE gene encoding DNA polymerase III subunit alpha, whose translation is MSLPFVHLRVHTEFSLSDSVVRVKELMSEVATAEMPAVALTDQGNLFAMVKFYRAALAAGVQPLLGADLRISALDDAEPATGLTLICQDRQGYLNLSELITRSFREGQERGVPIVQRDWLHGHTDGLIAISHCRDGEIARLALGNRVDEAEVQLGQWLHWFGDRFYFELQRTGRDGEAESNEACIQLAAKRGVPVVATNDVRFLRKEEFEAHETRVSIHDGRVLADPRRPKRYSEEQYLKTDEEMRELFADLPEAIDNSARIARRCGFGLHLGEYFLPEFPIPEGFDTNSWLRKVSEEGLEKRLASLFDTSAAEFSEQRRPYDERLNLELDVIIQMGFPGYFLIVADFIEWARNNDVPVGPGRGSGAGSLVAYSLGITDLDPLEYDLLFERFLNPERVSMPDFDVDFCMEGRDRVIDYVAQKYGRDQVSQIITYGTMAARAVVRDVGRVLGHPYGFTDRVAKLIPFEVGMTLEKALEDENGELVEVYRNEEEVRELIDRARELEGLSRNAGKHAGGVVIAPTALTDFTPLYCEQGSESTVTQLDKDDVESVGLVKFDFLGLRTLTIIDWALDNINELRRAAGEPPLDIGTIPMDDQKAFALLKRYETTAVFQLESRGMKDLIRRLLPDSFEDIIALVALFRPGPLQSGMVDDFINRKHGRQRVEYPHPALEPILKPTYGVILYQEQVMQIAQELAGYSLGAADLLRRAMGKKKPEEMAKQREIFMKGAGEKGVEEETATYIFDLMEKFAGYGFNKSHSAAYALLSYQTAWLKAHYPAAFMAAVLSSDMDHTDKVVGFIDECENIEVEILPPDVNESHYAFTVHDENSIRYGLGAIKGVGRGVIETIVAEREASGPFDDLDDFCRRVDLQKINRRTMEALIRAGATDALGPNRASLMAHLPTALQSADQRAKAEQAGQDDMFGLAPAVDDAAGHAPMAEMEEWSEEELLAGERETLGLFLSGHPIDRYEEDLKHLVSSRIGELVDQDPPASDGDRPRYGRAKPVKVAGLVIEIRKRGGRVSLTLDDRSGRIEATLFEDAWNRFRHFVTRDAVVILEGKLQFDDFINAWRITAKEMRPIEEARQASVSRIDIRWTSSEEDIERIARLREILEPHRGGPCRVSVAFSNASARGRLLFAEDWQVEPDDGMVRALEALFGREHVRLVHGRERQQVLAGERAAGVA